One region of Aminobacterium colombiense DSM 12261 genomic DNA includes:
- a CDS encoding DUF2179 domain-containing protein, which produces MSLELNLAMILIFCARCTDVSMATMRMLLLVKGQRFKAACIGFCEISLYLMSLKYVLDAGIHSPLNFIAYALGFSTGNYIGSYLEEKLLKGHIVVEIITEETQGGKDLAEKLRSKGFGTTVLEGEGRDGPRLILKVICDRKDRFAVAEIGKQAGGFVFMADVRNVWGGYFSKKK; this is translated from the coding sequence TTGTCTCTAGAACTTAATCTCGCCATGATTCTTATTTTCTGTGCGCGCTGCACAGATGTTTCTATGGCTACAATGCGAATGCTTCTTTTAGTCAAAGGGCAGCGGTTCAAGGCGGCATGCATCGGTTTTTGTGAAATATCCCTTTACCTTATGAGCCTGAAATACGTGCTTGATGCAGGGATTCACAGCCCCTTGAACTTTATTGCCTACGCTCTTGGCTTCTCTACGGGAAACTATATTGGCTCCTATCTCGAAGAAAAACTCCTTAAGGGGCACATTGTTGTAGAAATTATCACCGAAGAGACCCAGGGAGGCAAAGATCTTGCGGAAAAACTGAGGTCTAAAGGGTTTGGAACCACTGTTTTAGAGGGAGAGGGACGAGATGGCCCCCGACTTATTCTCAAAGTGATCTGTGACCGAAAAGATCGCTTTGCGGTGGCAGAGATTGGGAAACAAGCTGGAGGTTTTGTCTTCATGGCTGATGTTCGTAATGTCTGGGGCGGATATTTCAGCAAGAAAAAGTAA